A genome region from Bacteroides stercoris ATCC 43183 includes the following:
- a CDS encoding MGH1-like glycoside hydrolase domain-containing protein, translating to MLKHILFTCLLSFSVTPLLKAQNCGNDEIYHLPYKNTYVKEPLVTENEYRVAKPEVIEPKSFEEARQILPNPIWDGHGKEMEMYWRAWEIAVGNIRKPQSGSGFVSSYLDTAYNGNIFMWDSSFILMFARYGTRFFPFQRTLDNFYAKQHPDGFICREIKADGADCFERYDPVSTGPNLMPWCEMVYYHQFGDMERLHKVFPVLCSYYKWLRLNRTWRNGTYWSSGWGTGMDNMPRVPNGYSPIYSHGHMVWLDTNLQQLFIANLLLEMGFYLERWQEIEEFEDEAKMLGKYIHDNLWDEKTGFLYDQYADGTLCKTKGIGAYWALFTNVLDTIQLNRMVKELDNPETFNRKFRVPSLSADHPKYKENGRYWQGGIWPGTNYMVIQGLVKKGYRKLAREIALNHYNEVLEVYKNTGTFWEYYSPEKAEPGFMARKEFVGWSGLPPIAELIEFIIGIRGDYSKQQIVWDMNLTEANGIERYPFGPEGIISLKAEARRSVNDEPHITVDTNIGFELFVLYGEKEKKITVLPGKHTY from the coding sequence TAACTCCTTTATTGAAAGCTCAAAATTGTGGTAATGATGAAATTTATCATTTGCCCTATAAGAATACATATGTAAAAGAACCTTTGGTTACCGAGAACGAGTATCGTGTGGCCAAACCCGAGGTTATTGAACCGAAGAGTTTTGAAGAAGCTCGGCAGATACTTCCCAATCCGATTTGGGATGGGCATGGAAAAGAAATGGAAATGTATTGGAGGGCATGGGAAATAGCAGTCGGAAATATTCGTAAGCCACAGTCCGGTTCGGGTTTTGTATCAAGTTATTTGGATACTGCTTACAATGGTAATATCTTCATGTGGGATTCTTCTTTCATACTGATGTTTGCACGGTATGGTACACGTTTTTTCCCTTTTCAGCGCACGTTAGATAACTTTTATGCCAAACAACATCCTGACGGTTTTATCTGCCGAGAAATTAAAGCAGATGGAGCGGATTGTTTCGAACGATATGATCCGGTAAGCACTGGACCTAATTTGATGCCTTGGTGTGAAATGGTTTATTACCATCAGTTTGGAGATATGGAGCGTCTGCATAAAGTTTTTCCCGTACTTTGTTCATATTATAAGTGGCTGAGACTTAACCGTACATGGCGTAATGGTACTTATTGGTCGAGTGGATGGGGGACAGGTATGGATAATATGCCGCGGGTTCCGAACGGATATAGCCCTATTTATAGTCATGGACATATGGTTTGGTTAGATACTAATCTTCAGCAATTGTTCATTGCAAATTTATTACTTGAAATGGGATTTTATTTAGAACGCTGGCAAGAGATAGAAGAATTTGAAGACGAAGCTAAGATGCTGGGAAAGTATATTCATGATAATCTTTGGGATGAAAAGACTGGATTTTTGTATGACCAATATGCTGATGGCACTCTTTGCAAAACCAAAGGTATAGGTGCTTATTGGGCGCTATTTACCAATGTGTTAGATACAATACAACTAAACCGTATGGTAAAAGAATTGGATAATCCGGAAACTTTTAACCGCAAGTTCCGTGTTCCTTCTTTGTCGGCAGACCATCCTAAGTATAAGGAAAACGGTCGCTATTGGCAAGGTGGCATCTGGCCGGGTACCAACTACATGGTGATACAAGGTCTTGTGAAGAAAGGTTATCGTAAGTTAGCCCGTGAAATAGCTTTGAACCATTATAATGAAGTACTTGAGGTATATAAGAATACGGGTACATTTTGGGAATACTATTCTCCGGAGAAGGCAGAGCCTGGATTTATGGCTAGAAAGGAATTTGTCGGTTGGTCAGGACTTCCACCTATTGCCGAACTGATAGAGTTTATAATAGGTATTCGGGGAGATTACTCCAAACAGCAAATTGTTTGGGACATGAACCTGACAGAGGCCAATGGAATAGAACGTTATCCTTTCGGACCAGAAGGTATTATCAGTTTAAAGGCGGAAGCACGCCGTTCTGTCAATGATGAACCGCACATTACGGTAGATACGAATATTGGCTTTGAATTGTTCGTACTTTATGGTGAAAAAGAGAAGAAAATTACTGTGCTTCCTGGTAAACACACTTATTAA